From the genome of Metarhizium brunneum chromosome 4, complete sequence, one region includes:
- the syp1 gene encoding Cytoskeletal protein syp1 — protein MEDMARSDYPAMLAHLQPGQAVQTLNDRVKRINKVNLEIADWLQERRRIEEQYVLGLRRLAQSRTPNSQSELGVFQVPWTRIVDAVERIAQSHHVFAERLESDVEHPLRLYQQRRDYQNMHNISSNLTAMARDLEGAQDKSDKLNRKGAKASSQKVDEASAKLESAAQQWESQAPFIFESLQAVDETRVNHLRDVLTQYQTHETDQAQRVQEIAAQTLAVVLEINTEKEIKDFVAGTVAGKPLAATRTSTRRASIAGRQPSLEQPPPMPHSDTMNSTASATIPPPTRGSVSQQSHHDDDANEQLPTDQPKESKLRRLGTLFGGRRRQSVHGGFGSLSPGKGGGITFGRLGSSHGRGVSPRTSSTNLHESGRLASLAESPDTPTASTHEESINDRNRLHEATNGVHTKDGTEASGVNGARSTDVFDVPPPPGPPPTQQTEKTGGPTKDEEGFTVRAPMNDPISEAQREAAGEEADQLFKLNIQNKPVEEEDPEAKQAALSSVANTLKLGPATRRTSTIRGRRDVRNTVFVPPPGGTQTEPFLPTISASPPMPSGASFMRSPAMNALASETSTAGTSDSQSVRSGHSLGSLAHAKHPELTGPGLQSSIIETVSATFEDGVVTSANIAGELAFVNNDADISSEKTHETIRINNFPKLERIGPNRIFVQNASPDQPDQYALDLSHLAKTSIAFSYKVFSDDSDPSGLGKHCPLLLKPVWKPQEDKLGLLLQYQLNPMSTFTAPITLHNVVFVARYEGKAISAQTKPSGTHLKDKHLVYWRLGDVTLTSDMQKIVCRIVGAEGICPSPGHIEARWEYTASGDALVGSGISVSRLADKGKGKELTDDDPFADAGSATSQTWLDIPAIRKLVSGKYEGK, from the exons ATGGAGGACATGGCGAGGTCCGACTATCCCGCCATGCTG GCCCATTTGCAGCCTGGTCAGGCGGTTCAGACCCTCAACGATCGGGTGAAGCGCATCAACAAGGTCAACCTCGAAATTGCCGACTGGCTTCAG GAACGTCGTCGCATTGAAGAGCAATATGTGCTAGGTCTGCGAAGGCTCGCACAGAGCAGAACCCCGAATTCACAGTCCGAACTCGG TGTCTTCCAAGTTCCCTGGACTCGAATTGTTGACGCCGTCGAGCGCATTGCCCAGTCACACCACGTCTTCGCCGAAAGGCTCGAGAGCGATGTCGAGCACCCCTTGCGCTTGTATCAGCAGCGGCGAGACTACCAAAACATGCATAACATATCCAGCAACTTGACGGCAATGGCGAGAGACCTCGAAGGTGCCCAAGACAAGTCGGATAAACTAAACAGGAAGggcgccaaggccagcagCCAAAAGGTTGATGAGGCTTCGGCCAAGCTAGAATCGGCTGCGCAGCAATGGGAATCCCAAGCACCCTTTATATTTGAGTCCCTGCAAGCTGTCGACGAAACCCGCGTCAACCATCTACGAGATGTGCTGACCCAGTACCAAACCCATGAGACAGACCAAGCTCAGCGAGTTCAAGAAATTGCCGCCCAGACACTTGCTGTTGTGTTGGAGATTAATACGGAGAAGGAAATCAAAGATTTTGTGGCAGGTACAGTCGCTGGCAAGCCCCTTGCTGCAACGAGGACATCTACCCGTCGTGCCTCAATTGCTGGACGACAGCCTTCCCTAGAACAGCCTCCTCCCATGCCACATTCGGACACGATGAACTCCACGGCATCGGCGACTATTCCTCCTCCAACTAGGGGGTCTGTTTCACAGCAATCGCATCACGATGACGACGCCAATGAGCAGCTCCCCACAGACCAGCCCAAAG AATCCAAGCTTCGTAGACTGGGTACCCTGTTCGgtggtcgacgacgacagagTGTTCACGGTGGTTTTGGGAGCCTTTCACCTGGCAAAGGTGGCGGCATTACATTTGGTCGCCTTGGGAGCAGTCATGGACGGGGTGTTTCTCCTCGCACATCATCGACCAATCTACACGAGTCGGGCCGTCTAGCCTCTCTAGCCGAAAGTCCTGATACCCCTACAGCATCCACCCATGAAGAATCCATTAACGATCGAAACCGACTCCATGAAGCTACCAACGGCGTACACACAAAAGATGGAACAGAAGCTTCAGGCGTAAATGGGGCACGGTCAACTGACGTTTTTGATGTACCTCCACCCCCAGGACCACCTCCGACTCAGCAGACTGAGAAGACTGGCGGCCCGACTAAAGATGAAGAGGGCTTCACTGTCCGGGCGCCGATGAACGATCCGATTTCTGAAGCTCAGAGAGAAGCAGCAGGCGAAGAGGCCGATCAGCTGTTCAAGTTGAATATTCAGAATAAACccgtcgaggaagaagatcCTGAGGCCAAACAGGCGGCACTGTCAAGCGTTGCCAATACCCTGAAATTGGGACCAGCGACTCGTCGGACTAGCACCAtacgaggaagacgagatGTTAGAAACACTGTATTCGTACCACCTCCTGGAGGAACTCAAACCGAGCCTTTTCTACCCACTATTTCCGCTTCTCCCCCAATGCCAAGCGGTGCATCGTTTATGCGATCTCCTGCCATGAATGCTCTGGCTTCAGAAACCAGCACTGCTGGTACTTCAGACAGCCAATCCGTTCGGTCTGGGCATTCCTTGGGCAGCTTGGCCCATGCCAAGCATCCAGAGCTTACTGGACCTGGTTTGCAAAGCTCTATAATCGAGACGGTCTCTGCTACTTTCGAGGATGGCGTTGTCACGAGTGCCAATATTGCTGGTGAGCTGGCTTTTGTCAATAATGATGCTGATATTTCTTCTGAAAAGA CCCACGAAACTATTCGAATAAATAATTTCCCTAAACTAGAACGTATTGGACCAAACCGCATCTTTGTCCAAAACGCCTCACCGGATCAGCCAGACCAATATGCCCTCGATCTTTCGCATCTTGCAAAGACATCTATTGCATTCTCATACAAGGTCTTTTCTGACGACTCTGACCCATCAGGCCTAGGAAAGCATTGTCCTTTGCTACTGAAGCCAGTATGGAAGCCTCAGGAGGACAAGTTGGGTTTATTGCTGCAGTATCAACTCAATCCAATGAGCACCTTTACCGCACCAATCACGTTGCACAATGTCGTCTTTGTAGCCAGATACGAGGGCAAAGCTATTTCTGCTCAAACCAAGCCCAGCGGAACACACCTCAAGGACAAGCACTTAGTGTACTGGAGACTGGGCGACGTTACTCTGACCAGTGACATGCAAAAGATTGTTTGTCGGATCGTGGGAGCAGAGGGCATCTGCCCATCACCTGGGCATATAGAAGCCCGGTGGGAATACACGGCATCGGGAGATGCCCTGGTTGGTAGTGGCATATCGGTGTCACGACTTgcagacaagggcaagggcaaagaaCTCACCGACGATGATCCGTTTGCTGACGCGGGATCGGCAACCAGCCAGACATGGCTGGATATTCCTGCGATTCGGAAACTCGTCAGTGGAAAGTACGAGGGTAAGTGA